Proteins from a genomic interval of Chroococcidiopsis thermalis PCC 7203:
- a CDS encoding glycosyltransferase family 39 protein, with amino-acid sequence MEKYRKFNFKWLRLLFIIILCVGIAFRVTNIDKKVYWHDEAYTSLRIAGYTMKDFSQGAYAHRDSSIKYLQTFQRFKPGSQLKDTIHSLAIEDSQHPPLYYVLLRFWVKLFGNSITIIRSLSILFSFLVFLCLYWLCLELFQSSLIAWMAIALLAVSPVHVLFAQEARQYALWTVTILGSSAALLRAIQLNQTRIWIVYAFALATSFYTFFLSGLVAVGHGVYVFIIEKFRLSKRAIAYLLSSGSSLLLFTPWILSLIQNYSMFQMTTGWTNNALPADIFSRRWLLNIGHVFFDLGLEKDPEFLIVYFLILLLIVYAFYFTIRRAPLRIWLFIITLMAATTLPLLIPDIIKGGQRSIVPRYLFPGYLSIQLAVAYLLSQKISQSRLLSRRIWQAIATLLILAGIISCTLSSQANTWWIKEISYSNPQVASFLNKANNPLIVSTNGCINNGNLLSLSYLLEPKVRLRLVDIAPLKEIPQNSGDIFIYGDCTEPVRDSLNKNKYKIEPILPYLWQLKSGEGN; translated from the coding sequence ATGGAGAAGTATCGTAAATTCAATTTTAAATGGCTGCGCTTACTATTTATAATTATTTTGTGTGTAGGAATAGCTTTTCGAGTTACAAATATCGATAAAAAAGTTTATTGGCACGACGAAGCTTATACTTCTTTAAGAATTGCTGGCTACACGATGAAAGATTTCTCTCAAGGAGCATACGCTCATCGAGACAGCAGTATTAAATACTTGCAAACGTTTCAACGTTTCAAACCTGGAAGCCAATTAAAAGATACAATTCATTCTCTTGCTATAGAAGACTCTCAACATCCACCTTTGTATTATGTTTTGTTGAGATTTTGGGTAAAATTGTTTGGCAATAGTATTACGATAATTAGAAGTTTAAGCATTTTATTTAGCTTCTTAGTATTTCTTTGTTTGTATTGGTTGTGTCTAGAATTATTTCAATCGTCTCTCATAGCATGGATGGCGATCGCGCTTTTAGCAGTCTCTCCAGTGCATGTTTTATTTGCTCAAGAAGCAAGGCAATACGCTTTATGGACGGTAACAATTCTAGGATCGAGTGCCGCTTTACTCAGGGCAATCCAATTGAATCAAACAAGGATTTGGATTGTATATGCCTTCGCTTTAGCAACTAGTTTTTATACTTTTTTCTTGTCTGGATTAGTAGCTGTCGGTCATGGAGTTTACGTTTTCATAATTGAAAAATTTAGGTTGAGCAAAAGAGCGATCGCTTATCTTCTCTCCTCGGGTTCGAGCTTATTACTTTTTACTCCTTGGATATTGAGCTTAATTCAGAACTATTCCATGTTTCAGATGACGACGGGATGGACAAATAATGCTTTACCCGCAGACATTTTTAGTCGTCGCTGGCTACTCAATATCGGTCATGTGTTTTTCGATCTGGGTTTGGAAAAAGATCCAGAATTTCTGATTGTCTATTTCTTGATATTACTTCTAATAGTTTATGCATTTTATTTCACAATACGTCGCGCACCTTTAAGGATTTGGCTATTTATTATTACCTTAATGGCTGCAACTACGCTACCACTACTGATACCAGATATCATCAAAGGCGGACAAAGATCGATCGTGCCTCGTTATTTGTTTCCTGGTTATTTAAGTATTCAGCTAGCAGTTGCTTACTTATTGAGTCAAAAAATTAGTCAATCGAGATTATTGTCTCGCAGAATTTGGCAAGCGATCGCAACTTTACTCATTTTGGCTGGAATCATATCTTGTACGCTGAGTTCCCAAGCTAATACCTGGTGGATTAAAGAAATTAGTTATAGTAATCCTCAAGTAGCTAGCTTTCTCAATAAAGCAAATAATCCTCTCATAGTTTCTACTAATGGTTGCATCAACAATGGTAATTTACTTTCCCTTAGCTACTTATTAGAACCAAAAGTTCGATTAAGATTAGTTGATATCGCTCCTTTAAAAGAGATACCACAAAATTCTGGCGATATCTTTATTTATGGAGATTGTACAGAACCAGTGCGCGATAGTCTTAATAAGAACAAATACAAAATAGAACCAATTCTACCTTACTTATGGCAACTCAAGTCAGGGGAAGGAAATTGA
- the dapB gene encoding 4-hydroxy-tetrahydrodipicolinate reductase, translating to MNSQYPIPVVINGAAGKMGREVVKAVSQATDLTLLGAIDRNPEHQGKDAGELAGLPEPLEVPITDQLEPMLAMAGQERQIGVMVDFTHPSTVYDNIRSAIAYGVRPVVGTTGLSPAQIQDLAEFADKASTGCLMIPNFSIGMVLLQQAAVQASQYFDHVEIIELHHNQKADAPSGTALQTAQMLAELGKTFNPPQVEETEKLPGARGSVAAEGIRIHSVRLPGLIAHQEVIFGSAGQIYTLRHDTSDRACYMPGVLLAIRKVVQLKALVYGLEKIL from the coding sequence ATGAACAGCCAATATCCAATCCCAGTAGTCATCAATGGTGCTGCGGGCAAAATGGGACGCGAAGTTGTCAAAGCAGTTTCCCAAGCTACCGATCTGACCTTACTAGGGGCGATCGATCGTAACCCAGAGCATCAAGGTAAAGATGCAGGAGAACTAGCGGGTTTACCAGAACCATTGGAAGTCCCAATTACCGACCAATTAGAACCAATGCTGGCGATGGCGGGGCAAGAAAGGCAAATTGGGGTGATGGTAGACTTTACCCATCCGAGTACAGTGTATGACAATATCCGCTCGGCGATCGCCTATGGAGTGCGTCCAGTCGTCGGTACGACAGGTTTAAGTCCCGCACAGATTCAGGATTTGGCTGAATTTGCTGACAAAGCCAGTACTGGATGTTTGATGATTCCCAACTTCTCAATTGGGATGGTTTTGTTACAACAAGCAGCGGTTCAAGCCTCTCAATATTTCGATCACGTCGAAATTATCGAACTGCACCACAACCAAAAAGCTGATGCACCCAGCGGTACGGCATTGCAAACCGCGCAGATGTTAGCTGAGTTGGGGAAAACTTTTAACCCACCCCAGGTAGAAGAAACAGAAAAATTACCAGGTGCGAGAGGTAGCGTCGCAGCAGAAGGTATTCGCATTCATAGCGTCCGCCTACCAGGGTTAATCGCCCATCAAGAAGTCATTTTTGGCTCAGCGGGTCAAATTTATACTTTGCGCCACGACACGAGCGATCGCGCCTGCTACATGCCAGGAGTGTTGCTAGCGATCCGTAAAGTCGTCCAACTCAAAGCCCTTGTTTATGGGTTAGAAAAAATATTGTAA
- a CDS encoding precorrin-8X methylmutase, producing the protein MEWQMIDAQNLAIVDREVGDYDFSPAEYEIVRRVIYATADFEYKNLIHFSETAMQTGAAAIAARCTIVVDVPTIQVGILPQIQNTFANPLYCSLDAIARPQKDKTATAWGIENLAQRYPEAVFAIGQDQSALATLIDLIAASAIKPALVIATPAGFVDVDATKKRLQEFAVPQIWTEGSKGGATVATAILDGLLELAWLAYIPEES; encoded by the coding sequence ATGGAATGGCAGATGATTGATGCCCAAAATCTGGCGATCGTCGATCGCGAGGTTGGCGATTATGACTTCTCTCCCGCAGAATACGAGATCGTCCGTCGTGTCATTTATGCTACTGCCGATTTTGAGTATAAGAATTTAATTCATTTCTCAGAAACGGCAATGCAAACAGGCGCGGCGGCGATCGCTGCTCGCTGTACGATTGTGGTGGATGTACCGACAATCCAAGTGGGCATTTTACCCCAGATTCAAAACACTTTTGCCAATCCCCTTTATTGCAGCTTAGACGCGATCGCTCGTCCGCAAAAAGATAAGACTGCTACAGCTTGGGGAATCGAAAACCTCGCTCAGCGCTATCCCGAAGCAGTTTTTGCGATCGGTCAAGACCAAAGTGCATTAGCCACTTTAATAGATTTAATTGCCGCTAGCGCAATCAAACCAGCTTTGGTAATTGCCACGCCTGCGGGATTTGTCGATGTGGATGCGACCAAAAAACGCTTGCAGGAATTTGCCGTACCCCAAATTTGGACGGAGGGTTCCAAGGGTGGTGCTACTGTAGCCACCGCAATTTTGGACGGATTGCTAGAACTAGCTTGGCTGGCTTACATCCCTGAAGAAAGCTGA
- a CDS encoding TPM domain-containing protein, translating to MQRSFWRKIPVLVTTFFLAGLVWMMQPSAALAYDNPELLPDRPTPVIDLAKTFTDIQEEQLVADLNKFAADTGWKLRVLTQYDRTPGRAVINFWGLDDKSILLVADSRGGNILSFSVGDAVYELLPRTFWIELQTRFGNLYYVREHGEDRAILGALESVEGCLVKGGCNVVPGLPREQWILTLITSTLGGVICGFAAQPRRPGQALAWQWALIFSPLWGILFIAFGIGPVVTRTTEWLPLIRNISGFLIGALVAYLTPIFGRSSASET from the coding sequence ATGCAGCGTTCATTTTGGCGAAAAATCCCGGTTTTAGTAACAACATTTTTTCTGGCAGGGTTGGTTTGGATGATGCAGCCATCAGCAGCCCTAGCTTATGACAATCCAGAACTGCTACCCGATCGCCCTACCCCGGTCATTGACCTAGCAAAGACTTTTACCGATATTCAGGAAGAACAACTCGTAGCAGATTTAAATAAGTTTGCCGCTGATACTGGCTGGAAACTGAGAGTTTTAACTCAATACGATCGCACTCCTGGTAGAGCAGTAATTAACTTTTGGGGTTTAGATGACAAAAGTATTCTTCTAGTTGCCGACTCTCGCGGTGGTAACATTCTCAGTTTTAGCGTTGGCGACGCAGTTTACGAACTTCTCCCCCGCACGTTTTGGATCGAACTACAAACCCGCTTTGGTAATTTGTACTACGTGCGAGAACATGGGGAAGACCGCGCCATTCTTGGAGCTTTAGAATCCGTTGAAGGCTGTTTAGTCAAAGGCGGTTGTAACGTCGTTCCAGGTCTACCAAGAGAACAGTGGATTCTCACCCTAATCACATCAACACTGGGAGGCGTAATTTGTGGTTTTGCCGCTCAACCCCGTCGTCCAGGACAAGCTCTAGCTTGGCAGTGGGCTTTGATTTTCTCGCCGTTGTGGGGCATATTATTCATTGCTTTCGGTATTGGACCAGTTGTCACGCGCACTACAGAATGGCTACCTCTAATCCGCAATATCTCAGGCTTTCTGATTGGAGCGCTCGTAGCTTATCTCACGCCGATATTTGGGCGTTCTTCTGCTTCGGAAACGTAA
- a CDS encoding glycoside hydrolase family 31 protein gives MPQYFGQLPTTDQPWVTVGAVEAVSQSDRAVQLDCGESSVLISVIDAHLIRVRLAPHGEFFPQRPWAVVGDEDIERSPVPFEVAETPDTVEIKTDRLRIVVQRQPCRLTCFDNCDRPFAQDAEMGMAWRMGATAAWKQIEADEHFYGFGERTGLLDKLSEVKTNWTLDALDYNSLTDEMYQAIPFFMALRPEVGYGIFFNTTFWSQFDIGAAQPGTWSMETRSLAGMQTPPLDYYIIYGPDPATILCSYTQLTGRIPLPPRWALGYHQCRWSYDSETVVRELAQEFRRRRIPCDVIHLDIDYMRGYRVFTWSPQRFPHPEKLLRELAEDGFKTITIIDPGVKYEPEANYHVFDQGIDKDYFVRKADGQLFHGYVWPDKALFPDFLRPEVRQWWGNLHESLTSIGVAGIWNDMNEPAIADRPFGDDGKHIWFPLDAPQGNSEFGIRNSELTPTTPDSSVRAGFERESIAVGGESFAKPAPTTPNYPATTHAEVHNLYGLMMARASAEALEKLRPNERSFVLTRSGYAGVQKWSSVWMGDNQSLWEHLEMSLPMLCNMGLSGVGFVGCDIGGFAGNATAELFARWMQVGMLYPLMRGHSAMTTARHEPWVFGDRVEQICREYINLRYQLLPYIYTLFWEAATTGAPILRPLLYHFPQDPTTYNLYDQVLLGAGLMAAPIYRPGVEHRAVYIPAGTWYDWWTGEAFAGPTHILARAPLEKMPLYVRSGTVIPMQPVVQFVNETPCNPLTVRVWAGQGEWTMYEDDGLSFDYCQGVRATTTYRVNTVGEETIVEIDARQGQWTPPAREVVVEVVGIGQQRFSDDGTARRLQFTGSRESGAV, from the coding sequence ATGCCGCAATATTTTGGACAACTGCCAACGACTGACCAACCGTGGGTAACTGTAGGCGCAGTGGAGGCAGTATCGCAAAGCGATCGCGCTGTCCAGTTGGATTGCGGTGAGTCTTCTGTATTAATTAGCGTTATTGATGCTCATCTTATTCGCGTGCGTTTAGCCCCTCACGGTGAATTCTTTCCCCAGCGCCCTTGGGCAGTCGTAGGAGACGAAGATATCGAGCGATCGCCCGTTCCCTTTGAAGTTGCAGAAACACCTGACACGGTAGAAATTAAAACAGATCGGCTGCGAATTGTCGTTCAACGCCAACCTTGTCGCCTCACTTGCTTTGACAATTGCGATCGCCCCTTTGCCCAAGATGCCGAAATGGGTATGGCTTGGCGCATGGGTGCAACCGCTGCCTGGAAACAAATTGAGGCTGACGAGCATTTTTATGGTTTTGGCGAACGCACGGGTTTATTAGATAAATTAAGCGAAGTTAAAACAAATTGGACGCTAGATGCTCTAGACTACAACTCCTTGACGGATGAGATGTATCAGGCAATTCCATTTTTTATGGCTTTGCGTCCAGAAGTCGGTTATGGCATCTTTTTCAACACGACTTTTTGGAGTCAGTTTGATATTGGCGCAGCTCAACCTGGAACTTGGAGCATGGAAACCCGCAGCTTAGCGGGAATGCAGACACCACCCCTAGACTACTACATCATTTACGGTCCCGATCCAGCCACAATTCTATGTAGCTACACGCAGCTAACAGGCAGAATACCCCTTCCGCCTCGCTGGGCTTTGGGATACCATCAGTGTCGCTGGAGTTATGATTCAGAAACAGTAGTACGAGAACTCGCCCAAGAATTTCGCCGCCGCCGCATTCCCTGCGATGTAATTCATTTAGATATCGACTACATGCGGGGGTATCGAGTCTTTACTTGGAGTCCTCAACGGTTCCCCCATCCAGAGAAGCTACTGCGGGAACTCGCCGAGGATGGATTTAAGACGATAACAATTATTGACCCTGGGGTAAAGTACGAACCGGAAGCAAATTATCATGTTTTCGACCAAGGGATAGACAAAGATTATTTCGTCCGTAAAGCAGATGGACAGTTATTTCATGGTTACGTCTGGCCTGATAAAGCCTTATTTCCCGATTTCTTACGTCCTGAAGTCCGGCAATGGTGGGGAAACTTACATGAAAGTCTTACCAGTATTGGTGTAGCCGGAATTTGGAACGACATGAACGAACCCGCGATCGCCGATCGCCCTTTTGGTGACGACGGTAAGCACATCTGGTTTCCGCTAGATGCACCACAGGGGAATTCGGAATTCGGAATTCGGAATTCGGAATTAACCCCTACGACTCCCGACTCCTCTGTAAGGGCGGGTTTTGAACGAGAATCTATTGCCGTAGGTGGTGAATCTTTTGCTAAACCCGCCCCTACAACTCCCAATTACCCAGCCACAACTCACGCCGAAGTTCACAACCTTTACGGATTGATGATGGCGCGAGCGAGTGCTGAGGCGCTGGAAAAATTGCGTCCGAACGAGCGATCGTTTGTTTTGACTCGTTCGGGTTATGCTGGCGTACAAAAGTGGTCGTCGGTATGGATGGGAGATAACCAGTCGTTGTGGGAGCATTTGGAAATGTCCCTGCCCATGCTGTGCAATATGGGGTTGTCGGGTGTAGGGTTTGTTGGTTGTGATATTGGTGGTTTTGCTGGCAATGCTACAGCAGAACTGTTCGCCCGTTGGATGCAAGTTGGAATGCTCTACCCCCTCATGCGCGGTCATTCGGCAATGACAACTGCTCGTCACGAACCTTGGGTTTTTGGCGATCGCGTCGAACAAATCTGTCGCGAATATATCAACTTGCGCTACCAGCTCTTACCATACATTTACACCCTATTTTGGGAAGCTGCTACCACCGGAGCGCCGATTCTTCGCCCCCTACTCTACCATTTTCCCCAAGACCCCACGACTTACAACCTCTACGACCAAGTATTGCTGGGTGCTGGTCTGATGGCTGCACCAATTTATCGTCCTGGGGTAGAGCATCGTGCGGTGTACATACCTGCCGGGACATGGTACGACTGGTGGACGGGAGAGGCGTTTGCAGGACCAACTCATATCCTGGCACGCGCACCATTGGAAAAAATGCCTCTCTATGTACGGTCTGGGACAGTCATCCCCATGCAGCCTGTAGTACAGTTTGTTAATGAAACACCGTGCAATCCCCTCACAGTTCGCGTTTGGGCAGGACAGGGGGAATGGACGATGTACGAAGATGACGGACTTAGTTTTGATTATTGTCAAGGTGTCCGAGCGACTACCACCTATCGTGTCAATACAGTAGGAGAAGAAACAATCGTTGAGATTGACGCGCGACAGGGACAATGGACACCACCAGCGCGAGAAGTCGTTGTCGAAGTGGTGGGAATCGGTCAGCAACGTTTTAGCGATGATGGAACGGCTCGCCGTTTGCAGTTTACAGGGAGCAGGGAGTCGGGAGCAGTGTAG